AGCGGTTGAATGTGCAGTTCATCGGGGTGAACGTCGCCGTAAAGCATGGAAAAGTAACGGCGCAAAATCTCCGTGCCATTCATGTCGTGGTCAATGTTCTGGCTAGTTTCCAGCAACGTGCGGGCCTTTTCGATGCCTTTCTGGTAGGGACCTTTAGGCGCTTTGCCGCTCAGGGTCTGGAAAATGACCACGCGCCCCAGTGCTTCACCGTTGCCGTTGCGGTTGCAGCGCCCCGCCGCCTGAACAATGCGGTCAAGGGGAGCCAAGGCGCGGTAGACCACTGGAAAGTCCAGGTCCACCCCGGCTTCCACGACCTGGGTGCTGACCAGGCGCACGGGCCGCTTTTCGGTCTTATCGTCCAGTCGCGCGTTGATTTCGGCGAGCACCTTTTTGCGGTGTGCGCCGCACATCAGCGTGCTCAGATGGTAGAGATGTTCGGTGTTCTGGCTCTGAAGTTCCCGAATCAAGGCCAAGGAATCTTTGCGAGTGTTTAGGATGGTCAGGATTTGCGGCTCGGTCTTCATTTCGCTGGCAAGTGTGTTCCAGGCCGCGGGGTTGGGGTATTCAGGGTGCAGGGCGTACTTCACCCGCGTCAGTTCCCGGAAGTGGTCGGCATACTGCGGCACGATTTCGGTCTGGGAGAGGTTTTTGAAAGCGGCCGTCAACTCATCGGTTTCAAAAGCGGGCTGGGTGGCGGTGCACAGCACCACGCTCACCCCGTAGTCGTCTATCAGCGTTCGCATCACGTCCAGCGTGGCGGCCCGCAGCTCAGGCGGCAGGGTGTGTACCTCATCCAGCACAATCACACTCCGGGCAATTCGGTGCAGCTTACGCAGCTTGCTGGTTTTGCGAGCAAAAAGCGACTCGAAAAGCTGCACGAAGGTGGTGCAAATCAGGAGCATATCCCAGTTTTCGGAGGCCAGTTGCATCCGGAGGGCGCTGCCCTGCTTGCGCTCGGCGTCTTCGGCTTGCTGGTCGGGGCCGGCTTTGCGGCTTTTCGTTTCCACTGCGCTGTGGTGCTCAAGTACGGCGTCGTCGCCCAGAACGTCGCGGTATACCTTGGCGTTCTGGTCAATGATGCTGGTATACGGAATGGCGACAATCACGCGCCGCAGGTCGTTTTTCAAGGCATGCTTCAGCGCGAAGGCCAGGCCACTCAGGGTTTTTCCACCTCCCGTCGGTACGGTCAGACGGTACAGTCCTGGCTTCCCCTCAGCAGCTTTCAGACACTCGGCGTAGACTTCGTCTCGCACTTTCTGGACATGTGGAGCAACTTTTTTGCCATTTTTCTGTTGCTTGTCCAGCAGCTTTTGCCGCCCTGCTTCAAAGCGCTGCCATAGTTGGGGAATATCTAGGTCATACTGCCGCGCCTCTGGGCGCTCCTGCCCGAAATGCTTTTCAGTATCCAGAAAATCTGCGTCTACCAGGGCAGAAGTCACCATGCGCGTGAAAAGCTCTTGCTGGTAAGGCTGCGTAGGGATTTTTTCAGGGGTTCCACTGGGCTGTAGACCAAACGTCTGAATGGCTTCCTGCATTATTTCCAGTCTTTCGGACGTTTCCGGTTCACCCAGAATTTTCTGCTCGCCCTCCCCTGCGTCCTCAAGCCCAGCATGATGTCCCAGCACCGGTAGGGTGAAAGTGGAAGCTTGGGGATGCTGCCCAAGTCTGTTTTGTAGAAGCATAGCCCCCCAGACGGCGTGGGGTGGGCCTTTACGTCCCAGCTCTTGACCTTGCTCCTCAGCTTTCTTCGCATCGCGTAGATACTGCTGAAACTCTGGGTTGTACTTGCCGAGGTCGTGCCAGATGCCTAGCAGATACGCGAGATTGCCAGCATCGAAAATCTTGGCAAACTGCTGGGCCAACTTTGCTGTGTCCTGCAAGTGTTTCAAAAGGTCGTGTGGTTGGCCGCCGCTGCCGTCGCTAGGGGTGTGAGCCCAGTAGTCTTCTACCCAGGTCAACTTGCTCATACTTCATTTTCCCCTCTCATCCCGACATCTGTTGTCGTTTTACAGGCCTCCCGCAGTTCCGCCAGCCAGTGCGCCCGAATCTGGGGTGGGGCCAGCACCTCGACCCTGGGTCCAAAGCTGTAAATCCACGCCAGCACCTCACGCGGCAGGCCGCTGGTATCCGGCGCGGCGAAAACTACAGCCTCAACTCGGCCATCAGGAAGTTCACGCACTTTCTT
This genomic window from Deinococcus wulumuqiensis R12 contains:
- a CDS encoding CRISPR-associated helicase/endonuclease Cas3 — its product is MSKLTWVEDYWAHTPSDGSGGQPHDLLKHLQDTAKLAQQFAKIFDAGNLAYLLGIWHDLGKYNPEFQQYLRDAKKAEEQGQELGRKGPPHAVWGAMLLQNRLGQHPQASTFTLPVLGHHAGLEDAGEGEQKILGEPETSERLEIMQEAIQTFGLQPSGTPEKIPTQPYQQELFTRMVTSALVDADFLDTEKHFGQERPEARQYDLDIPQLWQRFEAGRQKLLDKQQKNGKKVAPHVQKVRDEVYAECLKAAEGKPGLYRLTVPTGGGKTLSGLAFALKHALKNDLRRVIVAIPYTSIIDQNAKVYRDVLGDDAVLEHHSAVETKSRKAGPDQQAEDAERKQGSALRMQLASENWDMLLICTTFVQLFESLFARKTSKLRKLHRIARSVIVLDEVHTLPPELRAATLDVMRTLIDDYGVSVVLCTATQPAFETDELTAAFKNLSQTEIVPQYADHFRELTRVKYALHPEYPNPAAWNTLASEMKTEPQILTILNTRKDSLALIRELQSQNTEHLYHLSTLMCGAHRKKVLAEINARLDDKTEKRPVRLVSTQVVEAGVDLDFPVVYRALAPLDRIVQAAGRCNRNGNGEALGRVVIFQTLSGKAPKGPYQKGIEKARTLLETSQNIDHDMNGTEILRRYFSMLYGDVHPDELHIQPLRRELEFRKVAETYRLIRDDTVSIIVPYGDYLKALIQWQHFPSRKSWRALQPYVVSIYTHEARQLAKGGAIRELEEGVYLFEAVGQYDPLVGLPIDRDPADLIYIPDGGNVL